CCAGTAGGGCCGCTACCTCTTTTCAAAGATAAAAAAAATGTTTCACATTGATCATTCATGTGATGACCTGTAAGTAGTATTTCATTCAAAAATAAGTGTTTATAAATAATAGTATACCGTTTTATTCTTAATTTTTCTTCAAGATTTTTTTCATTTTTATCAACGTGAATATTTTCAATAATGAGTGGAATTTTATGTATTAAACAAGTATTTTTACAATGTTGTACCCATTCCTTTGAATGAAAAGTAAGATTATGATTAATATGAATAGCACGTATTTTAATTTGAGGTACTTTTTTTTTTATTTTTAAAAATTGATGAAGCAGTACTGTGGAGTCTAATCCTCCACTATAAGATATTAAAAATGATTTGTTTTTATATTTATTAATAATTGTTTCAATCAAATAAAAGCACCTATTATAAAAATTATGTTTTAATTTTTTTATACGTTCGAGTGGACTTGAACCACTAACTTCTACCATGTCATGGTAGTGCTCTAACCAATTGAGCTACGAACGTAAACAATTTAAAAAAAGAATATTATTATATGTATATTTTTATAATTTAAATTATATATTATTATTGATATAATATACAAATTTTTTTATTTATAACAAAATAAAATTTATTTTCCATATTTTTATTAATATATATATAGATTAAATTAATTTAATAATATTATTTTAAGGAAATATTATGTTTACAGGTATTGTAAATGGAATTGGTACTGTTCTATCTATAAAAAAGAAAAAAAAAAGTAATAGTTACATGGTTCAAATCCCGTTTAATTTATCTAAAGATTTAAAAATAGGTGCTTCAGTAGCTCATAATGGATGTTGTTTAACCATAAGATTAATTGATAATAATTATATAGTATGTGATGCAATAGAAGAAACTTTAAAAAATACTAATTTAGCAATATTAAATGTTGGAGATAAGGTTAATATTGAAAGATCTGTAAAATATGGGGATGAAATTGGTGGACATATAATATCTGGTCACATTATTAATACAATTCAGGTTTCTAAAGTATTAAATTTTGATAATAATTATGTTTTATGGTTAAAAGTTAATAATATGAAATTAATGAAATATATTTTTTATAAAGGATTTATTTGCATTGATGGAATAAGCTTAACTGTTGGAGACATTATTAAGGATGAATTCTCTGTTCACATTATACCTCAAACTTTATTATCTACTACAATAAAAGACAAAAAAAATGGTAGTATACTGAATCTAGAGATTGATTTTTATACAAAAACAATCGTAGATACAACAGAACGTTTAATTCAAAAAAGAATATAAAATATACTATTTGTTTTTTAAAAATTTAATTTTTTAAAAGTTTTTTATAACAAAATTATATAAAAATACTTGATTCTAGGCATTGCAATGAAACATTATTTTTTATTTTTTATTTCTAATATATTAATTGAAAATTTTATTTTAGTAAAATTTTTAGGTTTATGTCCTTTTTTAGGGGCTTCGAGTAAAATAGAAACAGCTATTGGTATAAGTTTTTCAACTACTTTTGTTGTGGTAGTATCATCAGTATTATTATGGTTTGTTAATTTTTTTATTTTATTACCTCTCAATTTGGTTTATTTGAGAATCATTGCTTATATGTTAATTATTTCAGTGAGTGTGCAGTTTTTAGAAATAATATTGCGCAGCACCAGTCCTATTTTATACCGTTTACTAGGAATTTTTCTTCCTTTAATTACCACTAATTGTACGGTTTTGGCCATTCCACTATTTAGTTTATATTTAAATTATACGCTTATAGAATCTATTCTATATAGTATAAGTGCATCATGTGGATTTACTTTAGTAATGATTATTTTTTCTTGTATTCGCGAGCGTGTGGTATTATCTGATATTCCTCGTTCTTTTCAAGGTGCTCCTATTATTTTAATCACTGTGAGTCTAATTTCTGTTGGATTTATGGGATTTAAAGGTTTAGTGAGATTTTAATGATATTTACAATTCTTATTTTTAGTATATTATCTTTTTTTCTAGGAATAATATTAGGTTTTACTAGTTATAAGTTTCAATCAAAAAAAGACCCTGTTGTAGAAATAATTAATGAA
The nucleotide sequence above comes from Buchnera aphidicola (Brachycaudus tragopogonis). Encoded proteins:
- a CDS encoding riboflavin synthase subunit alpha; protein product: MFTGIVNGIGTVLSIKKKKKSNSYMVQIPFNLSKDLKIGASVAHNGCCLTIRLIDNNYIVCDAIEETLKNTNLAILNVGDKVNIERSVKYGDEIGGHIISGHIINTIQVSKVLNFDNNYVLWLKVNNMKLMKYIFYKGFICIDGISLTVGDIIKDEFSVHIIPQTLLSTTIKDKKNGSILNLEIDFYTKTIVDTTERLIQKRI
- the rsxA gene encoding electron transport complex subunit RsxA yields the protein MKHYFLFFISNILIENFILVKFLGLCPFLGASSKIETAIGISFSTTFVVVVSSVLLWFVNFFILLPLNLVYLRIIAYMLIISVSVQFLEIILRSTSPILYRLLGIFLPLITTNCTVLAIPLFSLYLNYTLIESILYSISASCGFTLVMIIFSCIRERVVLSDIPRSFQGAPIILITVSLISVGFMGFKGLVRF